From the Megalops cyprinoides isolate fMegCyp1 chromosome 21, fMegCyp1.pri, whole genome shotgun sequence genome, one window contains:
- the chtopa gene encoding chromatin target of PRMT1a, which produces MSAPSSQKVVLKSTTKVSLNERFTNMLKNKQPTPVSVRATMQQQHMASARNRRLAQQMENRPSVQAALQHKQSLKQRLGKSNIQARLGRPMGPLMRGGPGGRGLRGMARGGLRGRGGRGGAFRGALSLRGMGQVRGRGGPGRLGLRRGMRQRGGLVGRGGPLMGRGGGPGRGGLGVRGRGGMGVRGRGGFRGRGRGRGRGAGRPAVTREQLDNQLDAYMSKTKGHLDAELDAYMAQADPDSME; this is translated from the exons ATGAGCGCCCCTTCCTCTCAAAAAGTTGTGCTGAAAAGCACCACCAAGGTGTCCCTGAATGAGCG CTTCACTAACATGCTGAAGAACAAGCAGCCCACGCCAGTCAGCGTCAGAGCCaccatgcagcagcagcacatggCCAGTGCCCGCAACCGCCGCCTGGCCCAGCAGATGGAGAACAGGCCCTCTGTGCAGGCCGCCCTGCAGCACaagcag AGCCTGAAGCAGCGTCTGGGGAAGAGCAACATTCAGGCCAGGCTGGGCAGGCCCATGGGCCCCCTGATGCGGGGGGGTCCAGGAGGCCGGGGACTGCGAGGGATGGCGCGAGGAGGACTCCGCGGCCGTGGCGGGCGAGGGGGCGCCTTCAGGGgagctctgtctctcagag GCATGGGGCAAGTGCGTGGCCGCGGAGGCCCCGGCCGTCTGGGGCTGCGCCGTGGCATGCGGCAGCGAGGGGGTTTGGTGGGCCGCGGAGGGCCTCTGATGGGCCGTGGAGGCGGGCCCGGGCGAGGCGGACTCGGAGTCAGAG GCCGCGGAGGGATGGGTGTCCGGGGGCGTGGCGGATTCCGAGGCAGAGGACGAGGCAGGGGCCGCGGGGCGGGCCGTCCCGCAGTCACCCGGGAGCAGCTGGACAACCAGCTGGACGCCTACATGTCCAAGACCAAGGGCCACCTGGATGCCGAGCTGGACGCCTACATGGCCCAGGCCGACCCTGACAGCATGGAGTAG
- the snapin gene encoding SNARE-associated protein Snapin codes for MAAPAVVETPSGKDVIAEGLLELLKPAVQQLDLHVHSVRESQVELREHIDNLATELCRINEHQKVALDLDPYVKKLLNARRRVVLVNNILQNAQERLRRLNHNVAKETARRKTMLETSGAFTPRSPSKP; via the exons ATGGCAGCGCCTGCAGTTGTGGAAACCCCGTCGGGGAAAGATGTGATCGCGGAGGGACTGCTGGAACTTCTGAAACCAGCCGTGCAGCAGCTCGACTTGCATGTGCACTCCGTGAG AGAAAGCCAAGTGGAGTTGCGAGAACACATTGATAACTTGGCCACAG AGCTCTGCAGGATCAATGAGCACCAGAAGGTGGCGCTGGATCTGGACCCCTACGTAAAGAAGCTGCTGAATGCAAGACGCAGGGTGGTGCTGGTTAACAACATATTACAGAATGCTCAG gaGCGATTGCGACGGCTCAACCATAATGTTGCCAAGGAGACGGCGCGTAGGAAGACCATGCTGGAAACGTCTGGAGCGTTCACCCCCCGGTCGCCCAGCAAGCCGTGA
- the si:dkey-222b8.1 gene encoding mothers against decapentaplegic homolog 4 isoform X2: MSVNPPSSNDACLSIVHSLMCHRQGGENEGFAKRAIESLVKKLKEKKDELDSLITAITTNGVHPSKCVTIQRTLDGRLQVAGRKGFPHVIYARLWRWPDLHKNELKHVKFCQFAFDLKYDNVCVNPYHYERVVSPGIGLSLQNTGPPGRLIKEEFIHDCIQMDGPPGMPPQSDHQGGLKLPPPEHYGQPLPPLQLPPEPPRAPPPVTLYPNMPLSPPTSSSMLPMQGGHSEGLLQIASPQGQVMAPTPPPSTPTHGPPQPPPAQNGYTSKHTQAQGAFHTTWTGSSTASYTPVGPQQNGRGHQQPPLHHPSHFWSQHHSSASFPPPVSNHPGPEFWCSISYFEMDVQVGEMFKVPASCPVVTVDGYVDPSGGDRFCLGQLSNVHRTDASERARLHIGKGVQLECRGEGDVWMRCLSDHAVFVQSYYLDREAGRAPGDAVHKIYPGAYIKVFDLRQCHRQMQQQAATAQAAAAAQAAAVAGNIPGPGSVGGIAPAVSLSAAAGIGVDDLRRLCILRLSFVKGWGPDYPRQSIKHTPCWVEVHLHRALQLLDEVLHTMPLADPGPAN; the protein is encoded by the exons ATGTCGGTGAACCCCCCCAGCAGTAACGACGCCTGCCTCAGCATCGTGCACAGCCTCATGTGCCACCGGCAGGGCGGGGAGAACGAGGGCTTCGCCAAGCGCGCCATCGAGAGCCTGgtgaagaagctgaaggagaagaaggacGAGCTGGACTCCCTCATCACGGCCATCACCACCAACGGCGTGCACCCCAGCAAGTGCGTCACCATCCAGAGGACGCTGGACGGGCGgctgcag GTTGCCGGTCGGAAAGGCTTCCCCCATGTGATCTATGCCCGACTGTGGCGGTGGCCTGACCTGCACAAGAACGAGCTCAAGCACGTCAAGTTCTGCCAGTTCGCCTTTGACCTCAAGTACGACAACGTCTGTGTCAACCCCTACCACTATGAGAGGGTGGTGTCGCCAGGCATCG GACTCAGTCTGCAGAACACAG GCCCCCCAGGCCGCCTGATCAAAGAGGAGTTCATTCACGACTGCATTCAGATGGACGGCCCCCCGGGGATGCCCCCCCAGTCCGACCACCAGGGGGGGCTGAAGCTGCCTCCTCCCGAGCACTACGGCCAGCCCCTCCCGCCGCTGCAGCTGCCGCCCGAGCCCCCCCGCGCGCCCCCGCCCGTCACTCTGTACCCCAACATGCCCCTCTCCCCGCCGA CCTCCAGCTCCATGCTGCCCATGCAGGGGGGTCACAGCGAGGGCCTGCTGCAGATCGCCTCCCCCCAGGGCCAGGTGATGGCCCCGACGCCGCCCCCCTCCACGCCCACCCACGGGCCGCCCCAGCCCCCGCCCGCCCAGAACGGCTACACCTCCAAACACACGCAGGCGCAGGGTGCTTTCCACA CCACCTGGACAGGCAGCAGCACGGCCTCCTACACCCCCGTGGGACCCCAGCAGAACGGGCGGGGCCACCAGCAGCCACCCCTTCACCACCCCTCCCACTTCT GGTCTCAGCATCACAGTTCAGCCTCCTTTCCTCCGCCTGTCTCCAACCATCCAG GCCCTGAGTTCTGGTGCTCGATCTCGTACTTCGAGATGGACGTGCAGGTGGGGGAGATGTTCAAGGTGCCGGCCAGCTGCCCGGTGGTGACGGTGGACGGCTACGTGGATCCCTCGGGGGGCGACCGCTTCTGCCTGGGCCAGCTCAGCAACGTGCACCGCACCGACGCCAGCGAGAGGGCCag gttGCACATTGGGAAGGGGGTGCAGCTGGAgtgccggggggagggggacgtGTGGATGCGCTGTCTGAGCGACCACGCCGTCTTCGTGCAGAGCTACTACCTGGACCGCGAGGCGGGGCGAGCTCCAGGGGACGCAGTGCACAAGATCTACCCTGGGGCCTACATCAag gtgtttGACCTGCGTCAGTGCCACAGGCAGatgcagcagcaggcagccaCAGCgcaggcagctgcagcagcgcAGGCGGCGGCCGTGGCGGGGAACATCCCGGGGCCGGGCAGCGTCGGGGGTATCGCCCCTGCAGTCA gcctgtcagcagcagcagggatcGGGGTGGACGACCTGCGCCGTCTCTGCATCCTACGGCTGAGCTTTGTGAAGGGCTGGGGGCCGGACTACCCCCGGCAGAGCATCAAGCACACCCCCTGCTGGGTGGAGGTGCACCTGCACCgggctctgcagctgctggacgAGGTGCTGCACACCATGCCTCTGGCAGACCCGGGACCGGCCAACTGA
- the si:dkey-222b8.1 gene encoding mothers against decapentaplegic homolog 4 isoform X1 → MSVNPPSSNDACLSIVHSLMCHRQGGENEGFAKRAIESLVKKLKEKKDELDSLITAITTNGVHPSKCVTIQRTLDGRLQVAGRKGFPHVIYARLWRWPDLHKNELKHVKFCQFAFDLKYDNVCVNPYHYERVVSPGIVGLSLQNTGPPGRLIKEEFIHDCIQMDGPPGMPPQSDHQGGLKLPPPEHYGQPLPPLQLPPEPPRAPPPVTLYPNMPLSPPTSSSMLPMQGGHSEGLLQIASPQGQVMAPTPPPSTPTHGPPQPPPAQNGYTSKHTQAQGAFHTTWTGSSTASYTPVGPQQNGRGHQQPPLHHPSHFWSQHHSSASFPPPVSNHPGPEFWCSISYFEMDVQVGEMFKVPASCPVVTVDGYVDPSGGDRFCLGQLSNVHRTDASERARLHIGKGVQLECRGEGDVWMRCLSDHAVFVQSYYLDREAGRAPGDAVHKIYPGAYIKVFDLRQCHRQMQQQAATAQAAAAAQAAAVAGNIPGPGSVGGIAPAVSLSAAAGIGVDDLRRLCILRLSFVKGWGPDYPRQSIKHTPCWVEVHLHRALQLLDEVLHTMPLADPGPAN, encoded by the exons ATGTCGGTGAACCCCCCCAGCAGTAACGACGCCTGCCTCAGCATCGTGCACAGCCTCATGTGCCACCGGCAGGGCGGGGAGAACGAGGGCTTCGCCAAGCGCGCCATCGAGAGCCTGgtgaagaagctgaaggagaagaaggacGAGCTGGACTCCCTCATCACGGCCATCACCACCAACGGCGTGCACCCCAGCAAGTGCGTCACCATCCAGAGGACGCTGGACGGGCGgctgcag GTTGCCGGTCGGAAAGGCTTCCCCCATGTGATCTATGCCCGACTGTGGCGGTGGCCTGACCTGCACAAGAACGAGCTCAAGCACGTCAAGTTCTGCCAGTTCGCCTTTGACCTCAAGTACGACAACGTCTGTGTCAACCCCTACCACTATGAGAGGGTGGTGTCGCCAGGCATCG TAGGACTCAGTCTGCAGAACACAG GCCCCCCAGGCCGCCTGATCAAAGAGGAGTTCATTCACGACTGCATTCAGATGGACGGCCCCCCGGGGATGCCCCCCCAGTCCGACCACCAGGGGGGGCTGAAGCTGCCTCCTCCCGAGCACTACGGCCAGCCCCTCCCGCCGCTGCAGCTGCCGCCCGAGCCCCCCCGCGCGCCCCCGCCCGTCACTCTGTACCCCAACATGCCCCTCTCCCCGCCGA CCTCCAGCTCCATGCTGCCCATGCAGGGGGGTCACAGCGAGGGCCTGCTGCAGATCGCCTCCCCCCAGGGCCAGGTGATGGCCCCGACGCCGCCCCCCTCCACGCCCACCCACGGGCCGCCCCAGCCCCCGCCCGCCCAGAACGGCTACACCTCCAAACACACGCAGGCGCAGGGTGCTTTCCACA CCACCTGGACAGGCAGCAGCACGGCCTCCTACACCCCCGTGGGACCCCAGCAGAACGGGCGGGGCCACCAGCAGCCACCCCTTCACCACCCCTCCCACTTCT GGTCTCAGCATCACAGTTCAGCCTCCTTTCCTCCGCCTGTCTCCAACCATCCAG GCCCTGAGTTCTGGTGCTCGATCTCGTACTTCGAGATGGACGTGCAGGTGGGGGAGATGTTCAAGGTGCCGGCCAGCTGCCCGGTGGTGACGGTGGACGGCTACGTGGATCCCTCGGGGGGCGACCGCTTCTGCCTGGGCCAGCTCAGCAACGTGCACCGCACCGACGCCAGCGAGAGGGCCag gttGCACATTGGGAAGGGGGTGCAGCTGGAgtgccggggggagggggacgtGTGGATGCGCTGTCTGAGCGACCACGCCGTCTTCGTGCAGAGCTACTACCTGGACCGCGAGGCGGGGCGAGCTCCAGGGGACGCAGTGCACAAGATCTACCCTGGGGCCTACATCAag gtgtttGACCTGCGTCAGTGCCACAGGCAGatgcagcagcaggcagccaCAGCgcaggcagctgcagcagcgcAGGCGGCGGCCGTGGCGGGGAACATCCCGGGGCCGGGCAGCGTCGGGGGTATCGCCCCTGCAGTCA gcctgtcagcagcagcagggatcGGGGTGGACGACCTGCGCCGTCTCTGCATCCTACGGCTGAGCTTTGTGAAGGGCTGGGGGCCGGACTACCCCCGGCAGAGCATCAAGCACACCCCCTGCTGGGTGGAGGTGCACCTGCACCgggctctgcagctgctggacgAGGTGCTGCACACCATGCCTCTGGCAGACCCGGGACCGGCCAACTGA